From Nicotiana tabacum cultivar K326 chromosome 22, ASM71507v2, whole genome shotgun sequence, one genomic window encodes:
- the LOC142175898 gene encoding uncharacterized protein LOC142175898, with protein MTWTCKFFLAEQTGYEGHSSWAAKDQVQGSQGLEDMARTILIHSGVPKSFWVEAVNTARYLINRYMIRSLLEKNPYELLNGKKPKLTYLRAFGCKYLVVNNGNYALENLMQKVMREFFFYSCQTKAYKVYNKRTQCLEESVHVIFDESHESRGKGSHKKEDEDGEFSKVPDEAIDIVNGKSDLISQVKQSDEEDATESPEGTEEPSPSIISTEAEQRVVDAVSGTLDARKRSGSHTSVNVNDGTNMEEPGPSNPEVQVFNWKRKSLSRNFESHEHPNHVFKLDKTLYGLKQAPRAWYERLSKFLLENGFTRGKIDNTQFMKKRGRNLLIVQVYVDDIIFGATNDCLCEKFAKLMGSEFEMSMIGERNFFLGLQVKQTSKGTMISQHKYVNELLKIFEMENANTIDTPIATSTRLDMDEPNFSVNETIYRGISGSFLYLNASRLDIIFSVGLCARFQ; from the exons ATGACATGGACATGCAAGTTTTTCCTCGCTGAACAAACTGGTTATGAAGGACATAGTTCATGGGCTGCCAAAGACCAAGTTCAAGGATCACAAG GACTTGAGGATATGGCTAGAACAATATTAATCCACAGTGGTGTGCCTAAAAGTTTCTGGGTTGAAGCTGTCAACACTGCCCGCTACTTGATTAACAGGTACATGATCAGGTCTTTGCTTGAGAAGAATCCCTATGAATTACTCAATGGGAAAAAACCCAAGCTGACTTACCTGAGAGCCTTTGGATGCAAATATTTAGTTGTCAACAATGGTAATTACGCTTTGGAAAATTTGATGCAAAAAGTGATGAGGGAATTTTTCTTTTACTCCTGTCAAACCAAGGCAtacaaagtctacaacaaaagaacCCAGTGTTTAGAAGAAAGTGTgcatgtgatctttgatgaatccCATGAATCAAGAGGCAAAGGATCACATAAAAAGGAAGATGAAGATGGAGAATTTTCAAAAGTTCCCGATGAAGCTATAGATATTGTAAATGGAAAAAGTGATTTGATAAGTCAAGTCAAGCAGAGCgatgaagaagatgcaacagaATCTCCAGAAGGCACAGAGGAACCTAGTCCCTCTATTATCTCAACTGAAGCTGAACAAAGGGTTGTTGATGCCGTATCAGGTACTCTTGATGCTAGAAAAAGGAGTGGAAGTCATACTTCTGTTAATGTCAATGATGGTACGAATAtggaggaacctggtccctcgaATCCTGAAGTTCAAGTATTCAACTGGAA GAGGAAGTCTTTGTCAAGAAACTTTGAAAGTCACGAGCATCCTAATCATGTCTTCAAGCTTGACAAGACTCTATATGGTTTAAAGCAAGCCCCTCGGGCATGGTATGAGAGATTGTCAAAATTCCTTCTTGAGAATGGTTTTACTAGAGGAAAAATTGACAATACTCAATTTATGAAGAAAAGAGGAAGAAACTTGTTAATTGTgcaagtctatgttgatgatatcatttttggtgcAACTAATGATTGCCTCTGTGAGAAATTTGCAAagctcatgggaagtgagttcgAGATGAGTATGATAGGTGAGCGGAATTTCTTCCTTGGGTTGCAAGTAAAGCAAACCTCAAAAGGCACTATGATTAGTCAACATAAGTACGTCAATGAGCTACTGAAAATATTTGAGATGGAGAATGCGAATACCATTGATACACCTATTGCCACTTCTACTCGATTAGACATGGACGAACCTAATTTTTCTGTCAATGAAACTATATATAGGGGTATCAGTGGGTCTTTTCTGTACTTGAATGCAAGCAGATTGGATATTATCTTTAGTGTTGGGTTGTGTGCTAGGTTCCAATAA